From one Bradyrhizobium sp. Ash2021 genomic stretch:
- a CDS encoding amino acid permease, whose protein sequence is MAASETGGAAWPRPLPGGGPTVSVLVAAAIVVADMVGVGVFTSLGFQVKDIPSGFSILLLWTVGGVVALCGVFSYGELGAMFPRSSGEYNFLSRAYHPAFGFLAGWVSATVGFAAPVALAAMAFGEYGKSVFPDAPPLALAIGVVWLVSLVQLTGVRHSSTFQLIATILKVLLIVAFLVAGFVIGTPQPVSFAPSSASLSQIVSAPFAISLVFVMYSFSGWNAATYIIGEMQLPERNLPRAMLAGTLIVLILYVALNAVFLHTAPIDKLAGQLDVARISGSYIFGDIGGRIVSAMICIGLISSISAMMWIGPRVMMTMGEDIPALRMFARRSTGGAPAYAILFQLTVASLMLFTRSFEKVLDFIQFALLFCSFFTVLGVIKLRITHPGLKRPYRAWGYPFTPVVFLLVTGFMMYYLLTDRPLQSALGILIMISGLLIYAIFRKREALPAAAVPGRE, encoded by the coding sequence ATGGCGGCATCAGAAACGGGAGGCGCGGCATGGCCCCGCCCGTTGCCCGGCGGCGGCCCGACCGTTTCGGTGCTGGTAGCGGCGGCTATCGTCGTGGCCGACATGGTCGGCGTCGGTGTCTTCACCAGCCTCGGCTTTCAGGTCAAGGACATCCCCTCCGGCTTTTCGATCCTGTTGCTGTGGACCGTCGGCGGCGTGGTCGCGCTGTGCGGGGTGTTTTCCTACGGCGAGCTCGGCGCGATGTTTCCGCGCTCGAGCGGCGAGTATAATTTTCTGAGCCGGGCCTACCATCCGGCGTTCGGCTTCCTGGCGGGCTGGGTGTCGGCGACGGTCGGTTTCGCGGCACCCGTCGCGCTCGCCGCGATGGCCTTCGGGGAATACGGCAAATCGGTCTTTCCCGATGCCCCGCCGCTGGCGCTCGCCATCGGCGTGGTCTGGCTGGTGTCGCTGGTCCAGCTCACCGGCGTCAGGCACTCCAGCACATTTCAGTTGATCGCGACCATCCTCAAGGTGCTGCTGATCGTTGCCTTCCTGGTGGCCGGATTTGTGATCGGCACCCCGCAGCCGGTGTCGTTTGCGCCGTCGTCCGCGTCGCTCTCCCAGATCGTCAGCGCGCCGTTCGCCATCAGCCTGGTGTTCGTGATGTATTCGTTCTCGGGCTGGAATGCTGCGACCTACATCATCGGCGAGATGCAACTGCCGGAGCGAAACCTGCCGCGCGCGATGCTGGCGGGGACGCTGATCGTGCTGATCCTGTACGTCGCGCTCAACGCGGTGTTCCTGCACACCGCGCCGATCGACAAACTGGCCGGCCAGCTCGACGTCGCCCGGATTTCCGGCAGCTACATCTTCGGCGACATCGGCGGCCGCATCGTCAGCGCGATGATCTGCATTGGGTTGATCTCCTCGATCAGCGCGATGATGTGGATCGGGCCGCGGGTCATGATGACCATGGGCGAGGATATTCCGGCGCTGCGTATGTTCGCGCGGCGATCGACGGGCGGCGCGCCGGCCTATGCCATCCTGTTCCAGCTCACGGTTGCGAGCCTGATGCTGTTCACGCGCAGTTTCGAGAAGGTGCTCGATTTCATCCAGTTCGCGCTGCTGTTTTGTTCATTCTTCACGGTGCTTGGCGTGATCAAGCTGCGCATCACGCATCCCGGCCTGAAGCGACCGTACCGCGCCTGGGGATACCCGTTCACCCCTGTGGTTTTCCTGCTCGTGACCGGCTTCATGATGTACTATCTTTTGACGGATCGCCCGCTGCAGTCGGCGCTTGGTATTTTGATCATGATTTCAGGCCTGTTGATTTACGCTATTTTCCGCAAGCGGGAAGCTCTCCCTGCGGCCGCAGTGCCGGGTCGCGAATGA
- the yidD gene encoding membrane protein insertion efficiency factor YidD, giving the protein MKHSFSHSSSCIECAGTVRRLPRNAGRALIWVYRHTLSPLVGYNCRHLPTCSVYGDEAIERFGLWGGGWMTLARLLRCQPWGTSGIDNVPLARPPGARWYLPWKYGRWRGVNAA; this is encoded by the coding sequence ATGAAGCATTCGTTCTCACATTCATCTTCATGCATAGAATGTGCCGGTACGGTTCGGCGTCTGCCGCGCAATGCCGGCCGCGCGCTGATCTGGGTTTACCGGCACACGCTGTCGCCACTGGTCGGATACAACTGCCGGCATTTGCCGACCTGCTCGGTCTACGGCGACGAGGCGATCGAACGGTTCGGATTGTGGGGCGGCGGATGGATGACACTGGCGCGGCTATTGCGCTGTCAGCCCTGGGGCACCTCCGGCATCGACAACGTGCCGCTGGCGCGGCCGCCGGGCGCGCGTTGGTACCTGCCGTGGAAATACGGACGCTGGCGCGGCGTCAACGCGGCGTAG
- a CDS encoding iron-sulfur cluster assembly scaffold protein has translation MLNDIYNKRIIELAGNIPRLGRLPDPDASATAHSKLCGSTVKIDLKMDGPVVTDFAHDVKACALGQASCSIMASHVVGSSADELRELRETVRKMLKENGKPPQGKWADIALLEPVRDYKARHASTMLTFDAVVDAIGQIEAKAKQPASAHG, from the coding sequence ATGCTGAACGACATTTACAACAAGCGCATCATCGAGCTGGCCGGCAATATCCCCCGTTTGGGCCGGCTTCCCGACCCCGACGCCAGCGCCACCGCCCACTCCAAATTGTGCGGCTCGACCGTCAAGATCGACCTCAAGATGGACGGGCCGGTGGTCACCGACTTCGCCCATGATGTGAAGGCCTGCGCGCTGGGACAGGCTTCCTGCTCGATCATGGCAAGCCACGTCGTGGGGTCATCGGCGGATGAGCTGCGCGAATTGCGCGAGACCGTGCGCAAGATGCTGAAGGAAAACGGCAAGCCGCCGCAAGGCAAGTGGGCCGACATCGCCCTGCTCGAGCCGGTCCGCGATTACAAGGCGCGCCACGCCTCGACCATGCTGACCTTCGACGCCGTGGTCGATGCGATCGGCCAGATCGAGGCCAAGGCGAAGCAGCCGGCTTCGGCGCACGGCTAA
- a CDS encoding cytochrome C oxidase subunit II, translating into MAVETDHGIGEAVAARIERRWATLSIVIVGILVGMATFIGIHQATMPQGRVETADPRTLHLSGEFIESNLGSAVEADGSVTVRAIGQQYSFTPQCVVVPAETPINLRATSADVVHGLLIEGTNINTMLVPGYVSVLPIRFKAVGEHVMPCQEFCGIGHQGMWGKVKVMDKTEFLNMTAAKRRLTCVD; encoded by the coding sequence ATGGCTGTTGAGACCGATCACGGCATCGGCGAAGCGGTTGCGGCCCGCATCGAGCGGCGATGGGCGACGCTGTCGATCGTGATCGTCGGTATTCTCGTCGGCATGGCGACCTTCATCGGCATCCATCAGGCGACGATGCCGCAGGGCCGTGTCGAGACTGCCGATCCCAGGACGCTGCATCTGTCCGGCGAATTCATCGAAAGCAATCTCGGCAGCGCGGTCGAGGCCGACGGGTCGGTCACGGTGCGCGCGATCGGGCAGCAATATTCCTTCACGCCGCAATGCGTCGTCGTGCCTGCGGAAACCCCGATCAATCTTCGCGCCACCAGCGCCGATGTGGTTCATGGCTTGCTGATCGAGGGCACCAATATCAACACTATGCTGGTCCCGGGCTATGTTTCGGTGCTGCCGATCCGCTTCAAGGCTGTGGGCGAGCACGTCATGCCGTGCCAGGAATTTTGCGGGATCGGACATCAGGGCATGTGGGGCAAGGTCAAGGTCATGGACAAGACAGAATTTCTCAACATGACGGCGGCGAAGCGGAGGCTGACCTGTGTTGACTAA
- the hisI gene encoding phosphoribosyl-AMP cyclohydrolase: MSTSAHSHDREEGLEFQPKFDASGLVTCVATDAASGDVLMVAHMNDEALRKTIASGEAWYFSRSRKGLWRKGETSGHTQRVIEMRMDCDQDAVWIRVEQTGAACHTGRRSCFYRKVNGDDTRLSFVDAERLFDPEKVYRK; encoded by the coding sequence GTGTCCACATCCGCACATTCCCATGATCGCGAGGAAGGGTTGGAATTCCAGCCCAAATTCGATGCGTCGGGTCTGGTGACCTGCGTGGCCACCGATGCTGCGAGCGGCGACGTGCTGATGGTTGCGCATATGAACGACGAAGCCCTGCGCAAGACGATCGCGAGCGGCGAGGCCTGGTATTTCAGCCGGTCGCGCAAGGGGTTGTGGAGAAAAGGTGAGACTTCAGGTCACACCCAGCGCGTGATCGAGATGCGGATGGATTGCGATCAGGACGCGGTCTGGATTCGTGTCGAGCAGACCGGCGCTGCCTGTCACACCGGACGGCGGTCGTGTTTCTATCGCAAGGTCAACGGCGACGACACACGATTGTCATTTGTCGACGCCGAGCGGCTGTTCGACCCGGAAAAAGTCTATCGCAAATAG
- a CDS encoding c-type cytochrome: protein MAARVLACASCHGAAGEGTSDVYFPRLAGKPAGYLYNQLVAFRDGRRKYPPMNYLLEFLPDAYLKQIAEHFASLRPPFPAPAIPTVSNDILARGEAIATHGDPQRGVPACAGCHAPTFGGMEPAIPGLLGLRASYISAQLGGWRYGTRTATAPDCMQIVAGLLTEDDVKAVAAWLSSRPAPSDPSFAKRGSLPMPLSCGSEPN from the coding sequence ATGGCGGCACGGGTTCTCGCCTGCGCGTCGTGTCACGGCGCCGCAGGCGAGGGCACCAGCGACGTGTATTTCCCGCGGCTTGCGGGCAAGCCTGCCGGCTACCTCTACAATCAACTGGTGGCGTTCAGGGACGGGCGCCGCAAATACCCGCCGATGAATTATCTGCTGGAGTTTCTGCCCGACGCCTATCTGAAGCAGATCGCCGAACATTTTGCCTCGTTGCGGCCGCCATTTCCGGCGCCCGCGATCCCCACCGTCAGCAACGACATTCTGGCGCGCGGCGAAGCGATTGCCACCCATGGCGATCCGCAGCGCGGCGTTCCGGCCTGCGCCGGTTGCCACGCTCCGACCTTCGGCGGCATGGAGCCGGCGATCCCCGGCTTGCTGGGCTTGCGCGCGAGCTACATCAGCGCGCAGCTCGGCGGCTGGCGCTACGGCACGCGAACCGCCACCGCTCCCGATTGCATGCAGATCGTTGCCGGCCTTCTGACCGAAGACGATGTCAAGGCGGTTGCGGCCTGGCTGTCGTCGCGGCCGGCACCATCGGATCCGTCATTTGCCAAGCGCGGCAGCCTGCCGATGCCGCTGTCGTGCGGCAGCGAGCCGAACTGA
- a CDS encoding cytochrome c has product MPKTLKALLPVLAATSWLLFGAVPATAQQDTALIAKGEYLARAGDCIACHTAREGKTFAGGLPMKTPFGTLYTSNITPDPQTGIGTWSSDQFFQMMHNGRFPDGGLVYPAMPFASYTKVTREDSDAIYAYLRSITPVKQPNRPHELTFPFNNRSLIIGWRTLFFTEGEFKPDPTKSAEWNRGAYLVEGLGHCGMCHTAINALGGSSESQAFEGGLIPMQNWYAPSLTQNKEAGLGDWTIEEITDYLRKGVSTRGAVYGPMAEVVYNSTQYLNDDDIRAMAVYLKGLAEGTSPEKPAKSLPSAESSLLLSLGKQIYDRECASCHGAVGLGMPPHYPPLAGNQSIQMVSAVNAIRMVLNGGYPPGTAGNPMPYGMPPFAHRLSDDEVAAVVTYIRTSWGNRGEPVSARQANELRAATLN; this is encoded by the coding sequence ATGCCGAAAACCCTGAAAGCTCTGCTCCCGGTTCTGGCCGCAACCTCCTGGCTATTGTTCGGCGCCGTGCCGGCGACGGCGCAGCAGGATACCGCGCTGATCGCCAAAGGCGAATATCTCGCCCGCGCCGGCGACTGCATCGCCTGTCACACCGCGCGCGAAGGAAAGACCTTTGCCGGCGGCCTGCCGATGAAGACGCCGTTCGGCACGCTTTACACCTCGAACATTACGCCGGATCCGCAGACCGGCATCGGGACGTGGTCGTCCGATCAGTTCTTTCAGATGATGCACAACGGACGTTTTCCGGATGGCGGGCTGGTCTATCCGGCGATGCCGTTCGCCTCCTATACCAAGGTGACGCGCGAAGACAGCGATGCGATCTATGCCTATTTACGCTCGATTACGCCGGTGAAGCAGCCGAACCGGCCGCACGAACTGACGTTTCCGTTCAACAACCGCTCGCTGATCATCGGATGGCGCACGCTGTTCTTCACGGAGGGCGAGTTCAAGCCTGATCCGACCAAATCGGCGGAGTGGAACCGGGGGGCTTACTTGGTCGAAGGCCTCGGCCATTGTGGGATGTGCCATACCGCGATCAACGCGCTCGGCGGCAGTTCGGAGTCGCAGGCGTTTGAGGGCGGTCTGATCCCGATGCAGAACTGGTACGCGCCGTCGCTGACCCAAAACAAGGAAGCCGGCCTCGGCGATTGGACCATCGAGGAGATCACGGACTATCTCCGCAAGGGCGTATCGACCCGCGGCGCGGTGTACGGGCCGATGGCGGAGGTTGTCTACAACAGCACGCAATATCTCAATGACGACGACATCCGCGCGATGGCGGTCTACCTGAAGGGGCTAGCGGAGGGCACCTCGCCGGAGAAGCCGGCGAAGTCGTTGCCGTCGGCCGAAAGCAGCCTGTTGCTCAGCTTGGGCAAGCAAATCTACGACCGCGAATGCGCCAGCTGCCACGGCGCGGTGGGGCTGGGCATGCCGCCGCACTATCCGCCGCTCGCCGGCAACCAGTCGATCCAGATGGTATCCGCAGTCAACGCGATCCGGATGGTGCTCAATGGCGGCTATCCGCCGGGCACGGCGGGCAATCCGATGCCCTACGGCATGCCGCCGTTTGCGCACCGGCTGTCCGACGACGAGGTCGCGGCGGTCGTGACCTATATCAGGACGTCCTGGGGTAATCGCGGCGAGCCCGTTTCGGCGCGGCAGGCCAACGAACTGCGCGCGGCAACCCTGAACTAA
- the folE gene encoding GTP cyclohydrolase I FolE, with product MDALIKSIRPNKSTDTKAPETRPAELDPAEFLAAAVRADQPRPSRAEAEQAVQTLLGYIGENPAREGLLDTPRRVVEAFDELYQGYHQCPAEVLDRTFGETAGYDDFVLIRDIEFTSQCEHHMMPFYGRAHIAYTPVERVVGLSKLARLTDIFARRLQTQEHLTAQIAAAIDEVLKPRGVAVMIEAEHTCMSVRGVAKHGAMTFTSRFTGMFRDNPAEQARFLSMVRGPNR from the coding sequence ATGGACGCCTTGATCAAATCTATCCGCCCCAACAAATCTACAGACACCAAAGCGCCGGAAACCCGCCCGGCGGAACTCGATCCTGCCGAATTCCTGGCGGCTGCCGTCCGCGCCGATCAGCCGCGCCCCTCGCGGGCCGAAGCCGAGCAGGCGGTGCAGACGCTGCTTGGCTATATCGGCGAGAACCCCGCGCGCGAGGGTCTGTTGGATACGCCACGGCGCGTGGTCGAGGCCTTCGACGAACTCTATCAGGGCTACCACCAGTGTCCGGCCGAGGTGCTCGACCGCACCTTTGGCGAGACCGCGGGCTATGACGATTTCGTCCTGATCCGCGACATCGAATTCACCTCGCAATGCGAACATCACATGATGCCGTTCTATGGCAGGGCGCATATCGCCTATACGCCGGTCGAGCGGGTGGTGGGATTGTCGAAGCTGGCGCGGCTCACCGATATCTTTGCGCGCCGCCTGCAGACCCAGGAGCACCTGACCGCCCAGATCGCCGCCGCGATCGACGAAGTTCTCAAACCGCGCGGCGTTGCGGTCATGATCGAGGCGGAGCATACCTGCATGTCGGTGCGCGGCGTCGCCAAGCATGGCGCGATGACGTTCACCAGCCGCTTTACCGGCATGTTCCGCGACAATCCGGCGGAGCAGGCGCGTTTCCTGTCCATGGTGCGAGGACCGAACCGGTAA